The Halobacillus ihumii genomic sequence TTAAAGCTGCGATTTTTAACCTAGGGTATTTACCTGGCAGTGATAAGTCTGTTATTACTGAGGCTGATCAAACCCTTTCATCGATTCAAAGCATTCTCTCCTATATCCAAAAAGGAGGACTGGTAGTATTGGTGGTCTACTATGGTCATCCAGGGGGGGAAGAGGAAAAGACAGCATTACTTAACTATGTAAGTTGTTTAGACCAGCGTCACTACAACGTACTGCAGCATGGGTTTATCAACCAGCGAAATCAGCCGCCGTTCATTCTTGCCATCGAAAAGAAATAACCTGGTAACCCTATAATGGCTTACCAGGCTTTATTTTGTGATACATTTTTGTATTAAAATAAAAGAAAGTTGCCTTGGCTCCACTTACTTTTAATAACTCCTTCACAAATCCCTTCGCATGTTGAATGTTACTCACCTTCCGATCAGCAAGGTACATCCCTACGAGTCCTTCATGAATCATTTGGTGAAAAGCAGCATCAGGGAGTTTCTGAACTTCCTGGTTTGTTTGCTTTACGAAAAAAACAAACCTTTGTTTCATTTGCTCTTCATGATCATAATAAGAACAGAAATTCAAGTCGCCTTCTTCTTCATCTTCCTGTTGATCAATATAATAATCAAGCAGAATATGAAGGCCCTGCATAAATGGGAAGTAGCTTTTCTCAATCTGTTTAGCCAGATCATCAGTCATCTTTCCGCTCAGTGTATATGAAATTAAGCAGAATATCCCTAATGTAGAACCTGTACAGGCAGAGAACTCAAACCATTCTAGATTCGGCCAGTGTTTTTGATGGTTTTTGAACCAATTCTTCAACCTTGGAATACGTTCTTCTTCAATCACATGCTTATGTACTTGAAGATCGCTATATAATCCCCCAAGCTTCAAGGTATGTTCATAGACCCCTGGGTAATCTTTCGCTTCCCGCAGCACTGACTGACAAGTCTTAACGAGATCTACTAAATACCCGCCATCATCTTTCTCTTCACGATAATAATAATAATCCTTTATTTCATTCTTTGGCGTAAGCGCATCAATCATTGCCTGATGCAGCATTCTGAAATCTTTCGGATCCATCGAAGTACTTCGATCACATAAATTATCGAGATAGTCGCTGATTGTTTGATAAGCCACGATAAATCGAATCGATTCTTTCCAACTGTCCCTAGCTAACAGAGCGTATATTCCTCCTCCTTCACAGTGGAAAGTTTTCGACTCAATACTTGCTAATGCTTGATTTCTTAATTCCAAATTTGGTATATCTTTTGCTTTACTAATCCATTGATTAAGTTCAACGTGTACTCTCGGAAAAATATCCTTGTACACTCTGGTCATCAGATGTAAAGCATTCGCAGGGACTTGAGGTGCCACAAGTCATCCCTCCTTATGATGTAGGTTAGATAATTGTTGATGAATAAAGTGGCTAGTATATGAGTAAACTCGTTTCCATTCCGGTTCATTAAAAATCTCATGATAAAAACCCGGCCACTCTTTATAAGTTTTCTCTGAAAGCTTGACTTTATGAAACCATTCTCTTGTCTTATCCGCATCCACCATTAGATCTTCTCCCGCTTGCATAACCAGCAAAGGAACGTCTGGAAATTGATCAATGTCTACGAAGGCTTGCTGGATATTACGCTGAAATTCTCTATACCAACGCACAGATACTTTCTCTAAAATCAGAGCATCTCCACCATCACGTTTGCGAACATCCTCATTTCTCGTAACTTTTTCAGAACTGAGCTGATTGCCAACCTGCAGCTTTGGCCATATATGATTTAAAATTCGCGATGCCGCTTCCATCGGTT encodes the following:
- a CDS encoding tRNA (mnm(5)s(2)U34)-methyltransferase, with the translated sequence MILKRALHYAHELMGDVLKTGDVAIDGTCGNGHDTQFISQLVGKSGHIYGFDIQKEAIFNTKQRLIDHQLFEQTTLIHDSHAAIEQHIPDDHLRRLKAAIFNLGYLPGSDKSVITEADQTLSSIQSILSYIQKGGLVVLVVYYGHPGGEEEKTALLNYVSCLDQRHYNVLQHGFINQRNQPPFILAIEKK
- a CDS encoding alpha/beta hydrolase, producing MCAVQATIVIVHGAFEHIGRYEHLIKQLHADGYKVISRDLPGQGRSEGMKGHIKSFNQYIHTIEEWLKETGEGSVFLLGHSMGGLAVIRTMQQLKLKVDGVILSSPALGILEGASKPMEAASRILNHIWPKLQVGNQLSSEKVTRNEDVRKRDGGDALILEKVSVRWYREFQRNIQQAFVDIDQFPDVPLLVMQAGEDLMVDADKTREWFHKVKLSEKTYKEWPGFYHEIFNEPEWKRVYSYTSHFIHQQLSNLHHKEG
- a CDS encoding tetraprenyl-beta-curcumene synthase family protein; translation: MTRVYKDIFPRVHVELNQWISKAKDIPNLELRNQALASIESKTFHCEGGGIYALLARDSWKESIRFIVAYQTISDYLDNLCDRSTSMDPKDFRMLHQAMIDALTPKNEIKDYYYYREEKDDGGYLVDLVKTCQSVLREAKDYPGVYEHTLKLGGLYSDLQVHKHVIEEERIPRLKNWFKNHQKHWPNLEWFEFSACTGSTLGIFCLISYTLSGKMTDDLAKQIEKSYFPFMQGLHILLDYYIDQQEDEEEGDLNFCSYYDHEEQMKQRFVFFVKQTNQEVQKLPDAAFHQMIHEGLVGMYLADRKVSNIQHAKGFVKELLKVSGAKATFFYFNTKMYHKIKPGKPL